In Larimichthys crocea isolate SSNF chromosome VII, L_crocea_2.0, whole genome shotgun sequence, the genomic stretch TACAGACGGTTTATTCATAATATCACATCTTTATTTACATCAGTATAAAAATACAGTCATGAAGATTTTAAtctgaaaatcacaaaatataaatctgttcattttattaaatataaccTCTAagtcacaaactgcagttcctctaacgtccacttgaggctggctccagcagtgagtcagtctccataagtccccatgtccaaatgtccaacttcacagcagaaataaacatgtttacagcctggtacaaaaaacagttttggtctctgtagctaatttccccgttcatgacaactgtactgagggtgaatttatatacaactcacctgttcacattattaGGCTttaagttatgcagggttaagagcgtggtGAGGCAGACTGACAACAAGCGGCGGCGGACCCCCTCCCCCCACACCGAGCTGCAGaacctacgtccaggttttagacagtctgtggggacgtcacagagactacgtccaggttttagacagtctgtggggacgtcacggagactacgtccaggttttagacatctgcgggACGTTacggactacgtccaggttttagacgtctgcgggggacgtccagagactacgtccaggttttgacgtTGACGTAGGGACTAGTCAGTCTTTGGACAGTCTTGGGACGTcacgaggactacgtccaggttttagacagtctgcgggacgtcacagaactacgtcaggttttagacagtctgtggggacgtcacgagactacgtccaggttttaggacagtctgtgcgggacgtcacagagactacgtccaggttttagacagtctgtggggacgtcacggagactacgtccaggtttagaccgtctgtgggacgtcacggagactacgtccaggttttagacagttctgggGACGTttcagagactacgtcccagtttttttagacagtctgtgggacgtcacggagactactcccggttttagacagtctgtgggacgttCCCGACCTAGGCCAGGTGTAGACAGTTCTGGGGTACGTCACAGAGTACTACGTCcagagttttagacagtcgcggggaaGTCTACGGAgtactacgtccaggtttttttttttagacagtctggggggcCGTTCAGAGGACTACGCCATGTTTCAGACAGgtcctgtggggacgtcacgagacacGTCCCGGTTTTTTTGTATGAAGCTGCGGGACgtcagagactatgtccaggtttagGACAGTTCTGcctggggacgtcacagagactacgtccaggttttagacagtctgcggggacgtcacagagactacgtccaggttttagacagtctgtgacgccaacctgtcagtcaaagcgtccacatTCTTGCATACCTTGAAGTcttaatataacttgaacaggtgagttctgtCACCTGTCTTTGTGTCCTACATGCTGAAGATGTCTCCcagtctgtggacagacagGCTGATCCTCCCCGTCAGCCGCAGCTCGTCCTTCAGGAAGCGTCCCACCTGCTCAGAGTGGAGGACGTCACAGAACACCCAGATCTCCGCCCGCTCCCTCTGGATGTTGGCGTTACACGTCGGCAACCTGGAGCTCCGGACCGACCGGCTCAGAGTCTGCCACACCTGCAGGGACGAGAGCCaaaaggtggaggagaggtggaggagaggtggaggtgaggtggaggtgaggtggaggtgaggtggaggtggaggagaggtggaggtgaggtggaggtggaggagaggtggaggagatccacagtgacaaacacacactgacctgttcGATGTCGCGGGACGTCCCACAGTTGTGCTGCCCGACCACCCATTTGACCCTCTGGCGGAGGTGGAGCCTGTGGACGGACACCACCCGATGGAAGTGCTTGGACAGCGACTGTGCGCTCTGCAGGACGCCTCCTCTCTGCGTGAAGACGCTCCAGGAACGTTTGATCGGCGAGTCCGTGACTTCGTGTCTGTCACAGAGTGAGGCCGGGTGGAGGCGGCTCGAGGTTTCAGAGGTGGAGACGTCACCATCACGAGGGGCTGCTGAGCAGGTGATGACAGGAGCTGGTTTGGCTGGTCTGATGGGCAGGTGGAGGTCGGCGCTGGTGGTGGGGAACCACGGGGTGAAGGGCGGAGGAGTCCGACAGGGGAACGGCTCCAGAAGCTTCTCCGTCCTCTCTAACAGAGAGCTGAGTCCAGCAGCTGATCCAGGCCGGCAGTGCAGGACGACATCCTCCATCCAGATCAGAGGACTGACCGcaccacccacctccacctcatccTCCTCGCCATGATGAAGACCAGTCCACAGGCAGCCTGAAGACAAATGATATAATCACACCTGGATCACGTGATGTAAAAGGTTCAAACGTGGAAACCTCAGATCTTCTGGTCTCGTTAGAAGTCGACGGAGGTCCAAAGTTCTACACATCTTCCATGTTTCAGCATCTTACCGGGTCCGTAACCACGTTCAGATTCTAGATTTGCTCCCCGACAAACACCTGTGTTGGTGATACCTGTGACCTGTGACACCTGTGTTGGCCCAGCTGTTTACTGAAGATCCAGTTTATGTTTCACATTCAGCCGCTTCATTCAACATTCAAGCAGCTTCAGCCTGATGCCAGAAACACCTGAAAGTCTaaactgactgaaaacacacacacacagagacagagacacacacacacacacacagagacagagacacacacacacacacacacacacacacacacacactgaatttaACGGCAGGACGCTAATGTTTTTAGCTTCgtgctaacagacagacaggtagttAACACCTgtacagtcagacagagagagacagacagacagacagacagacagacagacagacaggcagacactaACCTGCGGGTCAGCTTTGTTTCCCCGCACACAGTTCACGCACAAACAGCCGCAGAGCTAACACGCAGACTGCTGCCGCGTCTCGGAAACTCTCGCGATACTTGGAGGAGGCTGACGTCAGCAGAGTGatctctgtttatttatttaaaaattttatcaggttaaataataacatgttattatttaaataacattatttaaataacatgttattatttaaataatgacatgtcattatttaaaatgacatacTACTTATTAtaatatgtttaaatgtgtgttctgtacactgacatccattgcacgtctgtccgtcctgggagagggatccctcctctgtggctcttcctgaggtttcttccaccttttttccctgttaaaggtttttgtgggcaagtttttcctcactggaaccgagggtctaaggacagagggtgtcactccctgtacagattgacGTCTCGACCCTGAATAGCCCGTGCTGTGACGGAGACGCGCCTGGTGCTCGTTTCCTGTCAGACAACACGAGACTGGCTCGGTCCCCGCACAGCCCGGTCATGTCGGGGTCCAGTTCACACGCCTGGATCATGATGAAACCTCGACCTGCTCAGACTTGACGGCGGGACACTCCGAACccgaaacaaacacaaagctctataaaatgaaaactgtttcGTCTTTGTGTCCACTTCAGGGACTCAGACAGTTTCCTGTTTGAACGCGTTGAACCTGAACGCACCGTCATGTTTTCTGTGGACTCAGGAGACGACCGGTTCATAAAGTGTCTCCGCTGATCATATCAAACACGATGAGTTTATTAGAAATCCATGGAGTTCTGAtcctaaaatgcctgatgtaGATTTGAGTCTTCAGGTCGTCTGTGGACGTGTTAAAGCGTCAGCTGACACTTTGAACTTcgacacattttaaagtttgaagatgaaaaatcagaaacaaagaaagtgttTGATGTGAAACCTCATGACAAAACGTCCCGTGATGACACACGTGTTTAAACCGTGTGTTAGTCAGCTGACACTCTGACCACACACCGCTGAGAGTCATGTTAACACGACGGTCACTGCACAGTTCAGAGATCGTGCGGGTCAGCACGTAAAAAACCAAACATGGCTCCATAAAGCAGTTTGCTGATTCATGAACAGAAGCTGCGTCCTCAGCTCAGACTACAGTGAAACACTGAATTCAGATACTCTCACACGAATCCACGACGGTGATGATGGGGACATGCTCGTCTCATGTCTGTGATCAGTATTAAAACAGGTGCTCCTGCTTCAGGTGTTTCCAGGAGCGACCACCATCCTGCGAGGAACCACGAGTCGCCGGCAGATCACGCAGGTACTAACGGCTCTCACGACGAGTGCTTGAGGAAGTCGGCAACCGCCAACGTGTGGAAGTATTCACAGACCTGTCGAACACCTGCCGCTGACCGAGCTGGTGGAACGGCAGGGTGAGAGCACGGGGAGGGAGAGTTCGTTTTTTTCTAGCAGGTTACAGATGAAGTGTTGTTAGGCGTGGTCTTCTGTTTCAGATCTTTGTCTGCACGGAGGCCttcctcctgtttctcctccatAGACACTCTGGATCACATACGACGAGTCTGGACCCTGACGGTCAAGTCCCACATGAGGTACGCTCTGCTCTAACAGGAACTCAGCGCCCGAGTCTGCGTATGAAGCTTAACCCcgccccctctctctccgtcaggGCCCGATGTGTGTGACCTGTCTGTGGTCAGACCCCGACGCTCGCGGTGCGGTGCATCTCTCCCCCCGAGTGCTGGGCTACACCTTCGGACAGGACATCTCTGATAACCTTCAACCACGCCAACGGCCTCCCCCTGGTGTCCCCGCCCATCCTGTCATGAGGTCGATAGGCTGCATGGTGGTAACGCACGCTTAGTAGCTCTgccgccaaaataaaagcataatcAGGCGCTTATTCTGGTCTTTTGATGACGAAGatcagaactttattttgaaattaagttttaaacactgattttaatattaatttatcatACATCATTAAACAAATCCTGCtgtgtctccatggcaacatgatgaatgaatgtcatGGGATGCTGAGCTGCTCTTCGTCCGTCCATTCCCTGTCAGCGCTGACTCAGCGGCGAGAGCGTTAATTGGCTGTCATGTGACTAAAGTGTGTCTGAACCTTCAGGGATACAACTGGGGCCACGACAAGACGTGGTGACATCTTTAGTGCTCCGAACTACTGCCTACCGCCGTGTGGAAACCAGGCCGCCATCATGTAATGGACGACACTCTCAAATACTCTTTGTGAgtacagcgtgtgtgtgtgtgtgtgtgtttggtggttgtgtgtgtgtggtgtgtgtgtgttgtgttgaattgttgtgattttgattaTTGGTCAGATTGATTCTGTCAGCTGATCGATCTTTTGATCGACTGCAGATGATCCGATGAAACATTTCGACtttaaacttgttgatatttaaGTTTGAAGGCTGAACTCCACCTGAAGcacctgagaggagagagacagacggacagacgaCAGCGCGAACTGTCTGTAATGTCTGTAGCACTGTCGTATCGTTGGTTCGGTGCAGCTCTgatgaaaccaaacaaacatttaatctgtCAGGAATTTGTTTCTAACAGACGTCGCGCCACCTGTCGGTACATTCAAATGAAATCGACGAAATCATGCGGAGTCTTAAAGTCTGCGCAGCTGAGCACGCTTAAAGGTTGTTAAAGCGCCCAATGCTAGTTACCAACCTTCGTTGTGACTGAAAACCGTTACCACAATTACGCTTGTGTAACGTTACTGAACGCTTGTGAAACACTGTCACATCGTAAACGCTTATGAAACGCCGTCACATTGGAGACGTTACTGAGACCGTCAGACGCCGTCAAATGTTATACGTTCGTCAGACGCCGTCAAAACATTTGGACGTTCAACTGAAACGTTGTAACGCTTGGAATCGTCCAGAACGCTCGTCAACGTTACTGAGAAGCTGTTCAACGTCGTGAGACGCTCTGACTGTCAACTGAAACGTTTCGACGTCAAAACGTTACTACATGTCGTGCAGACGCTCTAACGCTCGTGAGACGTCGTGAGACGCTCGTCAGACGCTCGTCAAACGCTTTGACACGTTAATCAGAGCGTCGTCCAGTCAGACAATCGCTGTCGTGGTGGAGACGCTGCGTTGTGACGGGGGCGTGCCTGGTGGAGTTCAGCCTCAGCTTCTCTTTTTGACTTCCTGTGTGATGATTgttgtgtgatgtcatcactgaCCCCGCCTCTCTCCCCCCTCAGCCTTCAGTTTGACCCCGCCCCACGCCGCGGCGAGCCCCATGTGACCAGACGCACTCCACTACTTCCTGTGAATGTCCAAAGCCCATCCTGTCAATCATACCACGACTCCACCCTCTCATGtctcccccccttctctctaTGCCCGCCCCCTCCATCATCTCCCCTCTCATTGGATGGAAAGTATTAATAGTAACGATGATGCTGTACGGGAGAATAGAAACAAACGATTGGCTGATGATTTTAACCGAGCGGCGCCCCTTACAGTTTTTTTCACTCTGCTGTCTTAACACACGTTACCAcgaaaacatctgttttttgtttttttgtttattacatgTTTGCAATTAGCAGATAATAAAATACCAACGTGGACCAAATGTGCCATATCCTTGCATCCTTTACAACATGTACGACGTTTCCTCAACGTTCCCTcaggtttcttttttgttcctcgtttttgttttttgtttttagaccaGCACTAAACCCGACCTACCTGAGTatgtccacctccacctccattcTACTGGCaataatgtgctttttttttttctgttgcaagatcattttcaaaaagaataaaaggtaaaaaacaaagttttgctTCACGTAGGCAGCCGGCAGGGTTAGTGCCGCTGCAGCCGGTGGTCACTCACGCAAGTATATTACTGTATTGAATAAAGACAACAGcagtatgaataaaaatgtcctaGACAAACTAGAGAGCCGAGTCTGTGTTTCTTCATCCACACACCTGGAAATATGAAGAAGCTTCAGCTGGATACtctccatggcaacaacatgttttatataaatatacaagGGACACTTTTTATCTGTCTGCACATGAATACATAACTAATCGTCTGCACCACGTCGTGTGTTTACCGTACAGGTGTGTGAGGACAGctcaggacacagacagcaagCATCAGACTTTAATAAAGACAGTTTATTGTGAAccattatattaatatatatagaaACAATATCTTTTGTAGCTGTGCTAGAGACAGCTGTGAGGAGGAGCTGTGAAGTCTTCAGAGTTTTTTTATGATGAAGTTTATGAGGATGAAAGTTATTTAGAAATCAAGAATAATCCAACAATGTTATTTTCAGatctcagattttatttgtacagcccacAAGTCACCAAGTCCATTTTCTCCCTGAGGGcgtacaatctgtacagggagttgACACCAATCCNNNNNNNNNNNNNNNNNNNNNNNNNNNNNNgggtgtataagagacattaacttaaagaactttgtagaaaggcgctttatgaagttcagtccatttccttgtattagtttacgggcagatctgcccgaaccaatatggcggcgccgtttacgtacgattcagcgctcaatgcggcgtctatgtatatatgtctatgggtgtcactccctgtacagattgtaaagcctcagaggaaaatggactttgtgactttggactgtacaaataaaatctgatctgataatAACATTGTTGGATTAGTCTTTGATTTCTAAATAACTTTCATCCTCATAAATCTTCATCATATGAAACTCTGaagagctcctcctcctcacagctgTCTCTAGCACAGCTACAAAAGATATTGTtcttaatatatattaatatgaatGGTTCACAATAACAAACTGTCTTTATTAAAGTctgatgctgctgtctgtgtcctgagCTGTCCTCACACACCTGTACCTGTAAACACACCGACCTGTGTGCAGACGATTAGTTTATGTATTCATGTGCAGACAGATAATAAAGTGTCcctgtgtatatttatataaaacatgttgttgccatggagatgatCCAGCTGAAGCTTCTTCATATTTCCAGTGTGTGGATGAAGAAACACAGACTCGGCTCTCTAGTTTGTCAtaggacatttttattcatacgTCTGTTGTCTTTATTCAAATTACAGTAATATACTTGCTGAGATGACCACCGGCTGCAGCGGCACTAACCCTGCCGGCTGCTCTACGTGAagcaaactttgtttttttaccttttattctttttgaaaatgatcttgcaacagaaaaaaaaaagcacattatgCCATGAGATGGAGGTGAGGTGGAGGTGACATACGTCAGGTAGGTCGGGTTTAGTGCTggtctaaaaaacaaaaaacaaaacgaggaaacaaaaagaaacgctgAGGGAACGTTGAGGAAACGTCGTACATGTTGTAAAGGATCAGAATATGGCACATTTGGTCCACGTTGGTAGTTTTATTATCTCGTTTTCAAAcatgtaataaacaaaaaaaacaaaaaacagatgttgTCGTGGTAACGTGTCGTTAATGACAGcagagtgaaaacaaactgtagaGGGCGCCGCTCGTTTAAAATCATCAGCCAATCGTTTGTTTCTATTCTCCCTGGTACAGCATCATCGTTACTATTAATATCTTTCCATCCAATGAGAGGGGAGGATGATGGAGGGGGCGGGGCatagagagaaagggggaggagacaaggaggtgGAGTCGGTGGATGATTGACAGGGATGGCTTTGGACATTCACAGGAAGTAGTCAGGAGTGCGTCTGGTCACATGGGGCTCGCCGCGGCGTGGGGCGGGGTCAAACTGAAGGCTGAGGGGGGAGAGAGGCGGGGtcagtgatgacatcacacaacAATCATCACACAGGAAGTCCAAAAAGAGAAGCTGAGGCTGAACTCCACCAGGCACGCCCCCGTCACAACGCAGCCTGTTCTCCACCCGACACGATTGTCTGATGAGCGTCTGACGAGCGTCTGATTAACGTTTCACAAGCGTTTGACGAGCGTCTGACGAGCGTCTCACGAGCGTCTCACGAGCGTCTCACGAGCGTTTCAGTAACGTTTGACGAGCGTCTGATTAACGTTTCACAAGCGTTTGACTAGTGTCTCACGAGCGTCTCACGAGCGTTTGACGAGCGTCTCAGTAACGTTTGACGAGCGTCTGACGAGCGTCTCAAGCGTTTGACAAGCGTTTCAGTAACGTCTCACAAATGTTTGACGAGCGTCTGACGAACGTTTCAGTAACATTTGACGAGCGTCTGACAAGCGTCTCAGTAACGTCTCACGAATGTTTGACGAGCGTTTCAGTAACGTTTGACGAGCGTTTGACGAGTGTTTCACAAGCGTTCGAGTAACGTTACACAAGCGTTTGAGTAACGTTTCACAAGCGTTTGACGAGCGTTGCCTTTAACCCTTTAAACGTGCTCAGCTGCGCAGACTTTAAGACTCCGCAGTGATTTTctgtgatttcatttgaattacCGACAGCGTGGCGCTCGTCTGTTACAAACTTCCTGacagattaaatgtttgtttggttccaTCAGAGCTGCACGCCAACAGACAACCTGCtacagacatgacagacagTTCAGCCTGTCGTCTGTCGACCTGTCTATCTCCTCTCAGTGCTTCAGGTGGAGTTCAGCCTTCAAACttaaatatcaacaagtttaaaGTCGAAATGTTTCATCCGGATCATTCTGCAGTCGATCAAAGAGTCGATCAGCTGAACAGAATCAATCTGACCAATAATCAAATATCAAcaattcaacacacacacacacacacacacacacacacacacacacgctcgtaCTCACAAAGAGTATTTGAGAGTGTCGTCCAGTTCCATGATGGCGGCCTGGTTTCCACAGCGGTAGCAGTAGTTCGGAGCACTAAAGATGGTCACCACGTTCTTGTCGTGGCCCCAGTTGTATCCCTGAAGGTTCAGACACACTTTAGTCACATGACAGCCAATTAAAGCTCTCGCCCTGagtcagctgacaggaagtggacGGACGAAAAGCAGCTCAGCATCCTCATGACTTCATTACAtcatgttgccatggagacacaGCAGGATTTGTTTAATCATGTGatgataaattaaatattaaaatcgGTGTTTAAACtctaaatttcaaaataaagttctgatCTTCGTCATCAAAGACCAGAAATAAGCGCCTgattatgcttttattttggcgggcTATAGCTCTAAGCGTGCGTTACCTCCATGACCAGCTGATGGGCGCGGGACACCAGGGTGAGGCCGTTGGCGTGGTTGAAGGTTTCAGAGATGTCCTGTCCGAAGGTGTAGCCAGCACCTCGGGGGGAGATGCCCCACCCGCCGCGATCGTCGGGGTCTGACCACAGCAGGTCACACATCGGGCcctgacggagagagagggggcgGGGTTAAGCTTTCATACACAGACTCGGCGCTGAGTTCCTGTTAGAGCAGAGCGTACCTCATGTGGGACTTCCTGCAGGCGGTCCAGAGCTCGTATGTGATCCAGAGTGTCTATGGAGGGAGACAGGCCTCCGTGCAGACAGAAGATCTGAAACAGAGACCACGCCGTGAACAACACTTCATCTGTAACCTGCTGAGAAAACAAGCGCTCCCGGCTCGCCGTGCTCACCTGCCCGTCCACCAGCGCGGTCAGCGGCAGGTAGTCGAACAGGTCTGTGAAGTACTTCCACACGTTGGCGTTGCCGTACTTCCTCAGGCACTCGTCGTAGAAGCCGTAGACCTGCGTGATCTGCCGCGACTCGTGGTTCCCTCGCAGGATGGTGATTCGCTCCTGGAAACGCACCTGAAGCAGGAAGCACCTGTTATTAATACTGATCAACAagacatgagacatgacatgTCCATCATCACCGTCGTGGATTCGTGTGATCAGTATCTGAATTCATTGTTTCACTGTAGTCTGAGCTGAGGACGGCGGCTTCTGTTCATGAATCAGCAAACTGATTTATGGAGCCATGTTTGGTTTTTACGTGCTGACCCGTCACGATCTCTGAACTGTGCAGTGACCGTCGTGTTAACGTGACTCAGCGTGTTGTGGTCAGAGTGTCAGCTGACTAACACACGTGTTTAACACGTGTTCAGACTCACGGGACGTTTCTGTCACTGAGGTTTAACATCAaacactttcttttgtttctgatttttcatcttcaaactttaaaaatgtgtcgAAGTTCAAAGTGTCAGCTGACGCTTTAACACGTCCACAGACGACCTGAAGAACTCAATTCTACATCAGGTCATTTTTAGGATCAGAACTCCATGGATTTCTAATAAACTCAGCGTGTTGATATGATCAGCTGGGAGACACTTTATGAACCGAGTCTGTCTCCTGAGTCCACAGAAAACATGACGGTGCGTTCAGGTTCAACTGTTCAAACAGGAAACTGTCTGAGGTCCCTGAAGTGGACACAAAGACgaaacagttttcattttaataagagctttgtgtttgtttccgGAGTGTCGCCGTCAGTCTGAGCAGGTCGAGGTTCATCATGATCCAGGCGGTGAACTGGACCCACGACATGATCCGGGTCTGTGCGGACCGAGCCAGCTCATGGTGTCATTCTGACCAGGAAACGCCACCAGGCgcgtctccgtcacgtcacgGCTGATTCAGGTCGAGACGTTTCCCCTCCACACTTTAACGTGTTCACTTTTATTCTTTGTTCgcttaaatgtttaaatgctaCAAAGTTGaagtgtttctcttttgtctgttttattttgaaaatcaagcAGTGTGcgtgacttcctgtcagctcgcGGCTTCTCGTGTGGTCACATGTTGACAGAGCGACCTTGGCGCTCGTTAGAGAGACGTCAATAAAAGGTTTGAACGTTGAGACGATGTCAGAAACTAATCTGGAGTTTGAGCTTCCTGCTGCATTACGATCAGTACAACACCACCTTAACACCACCTTAACACCGCCTTAACACCGCCTTAACACCGCCGTACagacatctgtctgtctgcggcGTTAGCGTGTTTCCATGACGCCCGACGAGCCTTACCTTTAACGTGACGAGCAGCGTGACCGTCTCCACAGAGTAGTAGCCTCTGTCGACGTAGTCCCCCATGAACAGGTAGTTGGTGTCGGGAGACTTGCCTCCGATCTTAAACAGCTCCATCAGGTCGTGGAACTGACCGTGGACGTCGCCGCACACCGTCACCGGGCATCGCACCTGAAGGAGGCGAGAGCGACATCATCAGGTCACATGACACGCTGAGTGAAGCAGAGGAGCGTGAATCAGGACGACGACTTTAATTAAGATCAGAAATATTTAATAAGGAGTCAGTAAGAGCGCTCCTTTAGTTCTGGTTCTGTCAGGGGACGGTTAGTTGGTACAACTCGTGGTTCGGGGTCCTGCAGGAGGCCACTGAATGCTTTGTTCTGACCTTTCACTTGTTCgctcaaactgtcaaactgtaatTACTGAACTTAATTTAACTCTTGGTCCTGTGAACCTGACGACACGTGAAGACTTAAACGTTCCATAAAGGTGAATCCTGTGAATCAGCTGACTCTGTTTGTGGTGTAAACACGGTGTGACACTGTCAGACGGGTTcagctctctctcactcacacacaataataatgttttttacatGTTAGTCTTCAGTGTGAAGTCACTGAATGTTTCcgtacttatattttatatttatgctgTTGGGGGTAAGAGGGAAACCAAATGTCagtcctctgtgtgtcctgcaCATGTAGCAGCATTGACTTGAACGTCACAGTTATATGGGAGCGGCTGTGGCGTTCACTAATCAGATGGTCGGTGGTTCGAtgcccagctcctccagtctgcacgtTGAAGTgatcctgaacctgctcctgTAAGCTGCTGCATGACTGCATGTGAATTTGACTTCAGTCAtcagaaaagacagaacatGAGCTGTTTGATGGTTAACGTGACTTCCCGTCTCATGTCTGATTCTAGTTCTCCTTCTGTCATTCGGACGTCCTCGTCTGTCCCTGTTAACGAGCCTGTAATCAGCTGACAGTAAACAAAGGAACTCACCTCCTGAACGTTGGACTCCTTGGTCAGGATCTCT encodes the following:
- the LOC104935225 gene encoding serine/threonine-protein phosphatase 2A catalytic subunit beta isoform, which translates into the protein MEDKSFTKELDQWIEQLNECKQLSENQVRTLCEKAKEILTKESNVQEVRCPVTVCGDVHGQFHDLMELFKIGGKSPDTNYLFMGDYVDRGYYSVETVTLLVTLKVRFQERITILRGNHESRQITQVYGFYDECLRKYGNANVWKYFTDLFDYLPLTALVDGQIFCLHGGLSPSIDTLDHIRALDRLQEVPHEGPMCDLLWSDPDDRGGWGISPRGAGYTFGQDISETFNHANGLTLVSRAHQLVMEGYNWGHDKNVVTIFSAPNYCYRCGNQAAIMELDDTLKYSFLQFDPAPRRGEPHVTRRTPDYFL
- the shld3 gene encoding shieldin complex subunit 3 isoform X1, with product MEDVVLHCRPGSAAGLSSLLERTEKLLEPFPCRTPPPFTPWFPTTSADLHLPIRPAKPAPVITCSAAPRDGDVSTSETSSRLHPASLCDRHEVTDSPIKRSWSVFTQRGGVLQSAQSLSKHFHRVVSVHRLHLRQRVKWVVGQHNCGTSRDIEQVWQTLSRSVRSSRLPTCNANIQRERAEIWVFCDVLHSEQVGRFLKDELRLTGRISLSVHRLGDIFSIWTFGHGDLWRLTHCWSQPQVDVRGTAVCDLEVIFNKMNRFIFCDFQIKIFMTVFLY
- the shld3 gene encoding shieldin complex subunit 3 isoform X2 — translated: MEDVVLHCRPGSAAGLSSLLERTEKLLEPFPCRTPPPFTPWFPTTSADLHLPIRPAKPAPVITCSAAPRDGDVSTSETSSRLHPASLCDRHEVTDSPIKRSWSVFTQRGGVLQSAQSLSKHFHRVVSVHRLHLRQRVKWVVGQHNCGTSRDIEQVWQTLSRSVRSSRLPTCNANIQRERAEIWVFCDVLHSEQVGRFLKDELRLTGRISLSVHRLGDIFSML